The Ignavibacteria bacterium genome contains the following window.
AAAAACATCATCATCAATACCGCTTGAACCTTTTCGCTTTAAGAAATACTCTTCAATACTTTGATAACGAGCATCTTTCTTTTCTCTACCATATGCGTTTAATTTATCTCCGCGATCTGTTTCGAGTAAAGCTTCTTCAGGATCGATGTTAATCTTTGAGCTTGTATAATTATAAACTGTTACCTTAAAGACAGTGAACCTTTGAGGTGTGTAACCCTTTTCTGGATCAATCCAATCTCCATAAGTGTAAGGATTTTTCGAATAGAAGCCGCCCTTTGAATCTTCAGGAAATTCGAAAGTATTCAGCTGATAGTCTGTCATATATTTGACTTCAATTTTGAAATCTTTTTTATCCATTATGATAGTCAAACTGTCTTTAGAAAATCTGTAGGTTGAATCACAGAAAAATAAAGTGTTTTCCCTATCTGGAATGAACATAAATTCTTCTCTTTCGGGCGGCATAAAAATGTATCTATAGACGGAGTCACACCCAGTTAAAAACACTAAAGATAGAATTACGAATAGTAAAATTTTCTTTTTCATTTGTTTAACTCTGCTGCAACTTTTTGTTTGTTCTTTTCAATTATTCCACCTTTTTGAGTGGCTGCAAATACAATGATATTTAAACCGAGTTGAAGTTGTCTTGTATTATCCTGTGGACCACCAAAGCTCGATGGATTTTTCAACCAATCTCCCCAAGCACGTGAGTAACCTTTGCTTGATAATACAACTGCTAATCTACCATTGAGAAATACTCCTTCAAGATACTTGTATCTTTCAGGGACAGGTTTAAGTCTCTGAGCAGGATTTGGATTTGCTAATGCCATTCCATTAGGTCTGATGTTATCGTCACCAGCAGGAGGACCATCAAAATCTTCCCAGCTATGGTAGATAGGATGATTATTTGGAATTCTTTCAAAAACTGCATCAAAACCTAAAGCATCTTTAATTAATTGTCTTGCTTTTCGATTAAATGCACCTGATTCATAGGCAAAAGCATCATCAATGAAAAGAAATCCACCTTCTCGTAAATATTTACCGAGGTTCTGAGCTTCTTCTTTTGTATAAATTGGCTCAGCACGATATCCTATCATAAAAATAATTGGAATATTCATCAACTCTCTTGAGTCGAGGCGCACACTTCCTTTTAGAGTTACTTTAATTTTAGTATTGTTATTGATAAAGTCAGCTAAGTTTTGAAGAGCCTGAGGAATACAATTCCATCCCGGTTGGTTATTATCTTCAACTTTACTTCCACGATATTCAAGCTGATAAAACTCAATAAATCCACTAACATCTTTTTTGTTCGTACCTTGCTCAATCATTCCAGAAAAGCGATCTTGAAAATTCATCCAATCGATTAGATTATCTTTTAAGCCTGTCACTCCTCGTTTAGAAGACATTCTCGTATTTTCAACTTCCATCTGAATATTTGGTCCATAAAATTGTGCTTGTTGCGGTGACCAGGTTCTATCGACATAATCACCAGGACGACCAAGTGAAGCAAGAGCAGAACCACCGTGCGAGACAGCTGTGGTCATTGTTCTTGGCATCGTAGCCATTCGTGATCTTTGCGGAACCATTCTTTGCATTGTTCTTTCTACTACTTTTGGAGCCTTTTGCAATTCAAGCTGTTTCTGAAGTCGTGGTGCTCTTTGAATAAATTTCACAGTTGTAGGCGGCCGCTTAACTTCTTTTATACTCTCCACATATTTGATATTTAAGATTACAGGCAAAAAATGAATTATAAAAGAAATTAAAATAAAAATGAGCAAATGCTTCCTGTAATA
Protein-coding sequences here:
- a CDS encoding DUF4159 domain-containing protein, which produces MSVKSIFISDYNLSQKIKAFLSYYRKHLLIFILISFIIHFLPVILNIKYVESIKEVKRPPTTVKFIQRAPRLQKQLELQKAPKVVERTMQRMVPQRSRMATMPRTMTTAVSHGGSALASLGRPGDYVDRTWSPQQAQFYGPNIQMEVENTRMSSKRGVTGLKDNLIDWMNFQDRFSGMIEQGTNKKDVSGFIEFYQLEYRGSKVEDNNQPGWNCIPQALQNLADFINNNTKIKVTLKGSVRLDSRELMNIPIIFMIGYRAEPIYTKEEAQNLGKYLREGGFLFIDDAFAYESGAFNRKARQLIKDALGFDAVFERIPNNHPIYHSWEDFDGPPAGDDNIRPNGMALANPNPAQRLKPVPERYKYLEGVFLNGRLAVVLSSKGYSRAWGDWLKNPSSFGGPQDNTRQLQLGLNIIVFAATQKGGIIEKNKQKVAAELNK